The genomic DNA GATGTCCTTGAAGCGTGTTCCGAGCCCTGGGATGTAATAGCCAACCGCGACATCACCGCTGTCTGATTGTATATGTAAGCGAAACAACCTCGCGACATTGCTGTGTTCGCGAGTGGCGTAGTCCGCTTCCAGGTTGTTGCCGGTACCGTCGAAGAAGAAGGAGACCTTGAGCCCATGCCGGACGATATTGGGCGAAGCCTTGTTCTGGGCTGCACCTAGCTGTATGGGAGGAGAGCGGGTCGGCTCAACCTTCGTATTCGACAGGGAAGCAGCCTGTCTCATGAGGTTGGGTGATTGAATTTTCTTCAATTCTTGCTCAGAAGCCATCCTTGCACCTCGCGGTCTGTTCGTCCATCACCACGTTTCCCGACTCCTTGCGCTGCCCATTATTGAAGGTCTCCAACTTCAATCTCAGCGGCGGGAATTCCTCGGTGATCTCCGCCTCAATGTGTCCATCGGGATAGAAATGGACTCCCAGGTGCTGAGGATTGGGAGGAACGAATTGCTTGAGCACCGCCTCCGCCTCACACCAGCGGTTGTTGTCTCGCGTCCATTTGATTTTCAGCGTCGCTGGCAGCTCCGCGCCAGGCCAGAAACTCACGCAACAAGCACTCTTCCCACCGCCCGACGTCGGAGTGCTCACGAAGATGTTCCCACCTCCCTGGCCATTCACCAGGAAGCCGTCGATATACAGGTCGGTATAATTCAAGCCGTTGATTTCAAGCGACACGCGCTGGGTGATGATGGGCTTTTCCTCAACGACCTTGGCTGGCTGCTTTTCCGACTTCGCATCGGACTTGGATTGGCTGCAGGCACTCATCAGCAACAGGGCCCCGCTCAGAACCCACCTCGCGCACGGCTTCACCGCCCGACTCCTCAATTGAGGGTCAATAGCCATCCTGGCACCTCGCCGTCTGCTCATCCGCCACCACGTTTCCCGACTCCTTGCGCTGTCCGTCATCGAAGGCTTCTAATTTCAATCTCAGCAGTGGATCTTCCTCGGTGATCTCCGCCTCGATGTGTCCGTCGGGATAGAAATGGACTCCCAGGTGTTGAGGATTGGGAGGAACGAACTGCTTGAGCACCGCCTCCGCCTCACACCAGCGGTTGTTATCTCGCGTCCATTTGATTTTCAGCGTCGCTGGCAGCTCCGCGCCAGGCCAGAAACTCACGCAACAGGCACTCTTCCCACCGCCCGACGTCGGAGTGCTCACGAAGATGTTCCCACCTCCCTGGCCATTCACCAGGAAGCCGTCGATGTACAAGTCGGTGTAGTTCAAGCCGTTGATCTCCAGCGACACGCGCCGGGTGAAGGTGGGCTTTTCCGAGGTCGCCTCGGACCTGGACTGGCTGCAGGCGCTCATCAGCAGCACCCCGCCGAGAAACCACCCGCTCCTGGCTCGTCCCCGCGTCATCGAACCCCACCCGTTCGTATCGCCGTCGGGAAGTCCCCCCTTCCCTTCGTTCCATCTTCAACACCCCGGCCCCCGCGCGTCAACGGGACGGGCGCGAACACACTTCTCCCCAGAACCGCAAGCCAGGAATTCGGGGCGAGCGTCGCGTTGGCTAGCGCCGGGCGCCCACCAGCCGCTCGGCCAGGTCGATCACCTTGCCCTCCACGTTCACTTGGTCCAACTGATCGATCTCCACGATGCCCGTGGGACTGGTGACGTTCACCTCCGTCATCCAGTCGCCGATGACGTCGAGACCCACCAGATACAGGCCCCGCTCCAGGAGCGCGGGCTTGATCCGCGCGCAGATCTCCCGCTCGCGCGCCGTGAGCTCCGTCTTCACCGGCTTGCCTCCGGCCGCCATGTTGCCCCGGTGATCATCCTGCGCGGGCACCCGCAGCACCGCCCCACACGGCTCGCCATCCACCAGGATGATGCGCTTGTCTCCCTGGCGGCTCTCCGGCAGGTATGCCTGGGCGACGATGGCCTTGCGTCCACCCACCGTGAGCACTTCCAGCAGCGAGCGCATGTTCCGGTCCCCCGGCTGCAGGAAGATGATGCCCTGGCCGCCAAAGCCCTCCACCGGCTTGAGGATGGTGCCCGCCGCGTGCTCCGTCACGAACCGGGACAGGTCCACCATGTTCCGCGTGATGAGTGTCTCGGGCATCAGGTCCGGAAAGCGCAAGCCGAACAGCTTCTCATTCGCGTCGCGGATGCCCACCGGGTTGTTGATGAAGACAGGCGTCCGCCCGTTGTGCAGTTCCACCAGGTGCGTGGCCTGGATGAAGTCCGCGTCCACCGGCGGATCCTTGCGCATGAACAGCGCGTCCAGGTCCGACAGGGGAGACACCCGCTCGTCGAGCACGTCGAAGGCACGGCCGGGCTCGCGGCGCACGGTGACCGTCCGCATCCGGGCCTCGGCGCGCGAGCCCCCGAAACGCAGCCAGGGCTGCTCGAAGTAGCGCACCTGGTGGCCCCGGCGCTGCGCCTCCAACATGAGCGCGAAGGTGGAGTCATGGTCCACCCGGACCGTCTCGAGGGGATCCATCAGGAAGCCGAGGGTGAGCGTGCTCATGGGGACGACTCCAAGGGGGGAGAAGAGGAGAACCAGGGCCCGTGAGTAAGACGGACGGGTGCGCCCGCGCGACAGAAAAAGCACACTCGGGCGTCCCTTGACACAGGGCGTCTACCCCGCCCGCCTTGCCACCTCGGCCAAACCTCGGGGACGCTCGGCCGCATGCCTCCGTCCCGCTCGTCCTCGCCGACACGCGCTCACCCCCTGGAGCGGCACCAGCGCCAGCGTGAACGGGGCCATCCCACCCTCAGCGTGCTCGCGGGCCCTCCCGGCGCCGCCCTGGCCTTCTGGCGCTCCTGGCTCGACACGCACGCCCGGCCACTCGCCCTCGTCTCGGAGGGCGCCCCGTCCGTGGGCGTTCGTCAATGGCTGACGGCGCTCGATCGCATCCACCCCCTCGCGACGCTCGCCGCGGACTTCCTCGGGGCCGCGGCGGGTATGAGACCCGGAGAGCTGCCCACCCGCCTGGAAGCCAGGACCGAGCACGAGCGCGACGTCATCCTTCAAGCGCTCTGGCCCACCCTGCCGCCCGGAGACGCGGCCACCGCGTGCCAGCTCCTGCTCAGGTCCGCACAAGTTGTCCACAAGTCCGGCGGGCCGGTGGACGCACTGCTCGCGGAGTGGCCCACCGAGCCCCTGCGCGCACTGGGCGCCATGCATGCCCTCGTTCCGCAAAGCCAGGCACCCGCCCTTCTCCTGTCCGGCGCCGGGGACGCCCGGTGGCTCGCGGACGCGGCGCGCTTCGCCGATCGAGCGTTCAACACGGTGCCCTCGCTCGTCATGGCGCTCCAAGCCCTCCCAGCCGAGGTGGACGCGTACCTGGGATTGCCCGGCGGGAGCCGCGCCCAGACCTACGTCCGGGAAGGCCTGCTCCCCCTCGAGGCCCCGTCCGCCGAGCAGCTCCAGCGGCGTCTGGAATCCCTCGGCCTCCCGAAGGCAATCCAGACGCTGGACGGACCGCTCGCGCGCCTGGCCGAGGAAGGCGTTCCCGATGAGGTCCTGGTCCACTATGGCGAGGCCGCCCGGTACCTCGAGGCCGCCTCGCACGGGTCCGAGAACGTGGACCGGGCGCGCAGCAGCGCCGAGCGCTTCCTCTATGAACTGCTCGAGGCGATGCCCGCCACGCGGGGCCTCTTCGAGCTCAACGCCCGGGCCGGGTTCCGCTTCGGGGGCCGGGAGATCGAGGTGGATTTCCTGTCACGCCGGCTGCGCGTGGCCATCGAGGTGGACGGCTACCACCATTTCCGCGACGAGGTGGCCTACCGCCGGGATCGGCGCAAGGACCTGACCCTGCAACGCCACGGTTACTGGGTGGTGCGCATCCTGGCGAACGACGTGGTGGCGAGGCTCGAGGAAATCCGGGACACTCTTCGTGAAGTCGTCTCACTCCGACGGGAGGGCCTTGAAGGGTCCCCGTCTCACCGGGAGGATGGAGATGCAGGGGCCTGAAGTGTCTCGCGTGGGGGAACTGGTGCTGGTGTGGTTGCTGACGCGCGCGGAGGGTAGGGGCGCCCGCAGTGGCGTGGCCAGCGCGCTCAAATCCCTGACCTCCCACCGATGGAGTCCCGGGGAATGGACGGCCCAGCTCGACGCGACGCTCGCGGCGCTCGCGGAAGGTGGCTTCATCGAGCAGACGGCGCGCAAGGGATTGGGGCTCACGCGCGAGGGGAAGGCCCGGGCCCTTCGCTTCCTCGGAGAGGAGCGTCCGCCGAAAGCCCTCACCTGGAAGAAGGTGCGGCTCACATACCTGACGGCGCGCGCGCTGGGCCTGCCCTCCTCCCAGAAGGAGAAGATAGGCAAGGCGGGGGACCTGAGAGCGGTGCTCGTGCAGAAACAGACGGGCCTGGGGCGCGTCGGCGAGCGCTCGCTCAAGGCCGTCCAGGACGAGCTATGCTGGAAGCAGCTCGGCGTGACGACGGACAAGCCCTTCAATCTCGCGAACGTGCAGTCCTTCCTGCTCACCCGGGTGCTCCAGTCCTCGCGCGAGGTGAAGCCCGGCCAGGCGATGGAACAGCTCGCCGCGCGCCAGGTGGGAGCCCGGCGCACGGATCCGGAGAGTCTGCGCCAGGCGGCCCTCCAATCCTGGCTCCTGCCCACGTCCGCGCCCCAGACGGCTC from Melittangium boletus DSM 14713 includes the following:
- a CDS encoding DUF3304 domain-containing protein, yielding MKPCARWVLSGALLLMSACSQSKSDAKSEKQPAKVVEEKPIITQRVSLEINGLNYTDLYIDGFLVNGQGGGNIFVSTPTSGGGKSACCVSFWPGAELPATLKIKWTRDNNRWCEAEAVLKQFVPPNPQHLGVHFYPDGHIEAEITEEFPPLRLKLETFNNGQRKESGNVVMDEQTARCKDGF
- the gshB gene encoding glutathione synthase — its product is MSTLTLGFLMDPLETVRVDHDSTFALMLEAQRRGHQVRYFEQPWLRFGGSRAEARMRTVTVRREPGRAFDVLDERVSPLSDLDALFMRKDPPVDADFIQATHLVELHNGRTPVFINNPVGIRDANEKLFGLRFPDLMPETLITRNMVDLSRFVTEHAAGTILKPVEGFGGQGIIFLQPGDRNMRSLLEVLTVGGRKAIVAQAYLPESRQGDKRIILVDGEPCGAVLRVPAQDDHRGNMAAGGKPVKTELTAREREICARIKPALLERGLYLVGLDVIGDWMTEVNVTSPTGIVEIDQLDQVNVEGKVIDLAERLVGARR
- a CDS encoding endonuclease domain-containing protein; the encoded protein is MPPSRSSSPTRAHPLERHQRQRERGHPTLSVLAGPPGAALAFWRSWLDTHARPLALVSEGAPSVGVRQWLTALDRIHPLATLAADFLGAAAGMRPGELPTRLEARTEHERDVILQALWPTLPPGDAATACQLLLRSAQVVHKSGGPVDALLAEWPTEPLRALGAMHALVPQSQAPALLLSGAGDARWLADAARFADRAFNTVPSLVMALQALPAEVDAYLGLPGGSRAQTYVREGLLPLEAPSAEQLQRRLESLGLPKAIQTLDGPLARLAEEGVPDEVLVHYGEAARYLEAASHGSENVDRARSSAERFLYELLEAMPATRGLFELNARAGFRFGGREIEVDFLSRRLRVAIEVDGYHHFRDEVAYRRDRRKDLTLQRHGYWVVRILANDVVARLEEIRDTLREVVSLRREGLEGSPSHREDGDAGA
- a CDS encoding DUF3304 domain-containing protein — protein: MTRGRARSGWFLGGVLLMSACSQSRSEATSEKPTFTRRVSLEINGLNYTDLYIDGFLVNGQGGGNIFVSTPTSGGGKSACCVSFWPGAELPATLKIKWTRDNNRWCEAEAVLKQFVPPNPQHLGVHFYPDGHIEAEITEEDPLLRLKLEAFDDGQRKESGNVVADEQTARCQDGY